One Candidatus Melainabacteria bacterium genomic window carries:
- a CDS encoding FAD-dependent oxidoreductase produces MAAHQDQTRARLTEVVDVQSISTEKPAQSIRKVSTSRPDYTVKCDIVIIGGGTGGAAAAISALESKYKGLKICLTEETDWLGGQMTAQGVSALDENYLVETSGACKRYQDLRRDIREFYKTSRKLSPTGASKKYLDPGNCWVSRLAFEPEVCLDLLKKRLEPAESAGRLSTYLRHKPVSAECKINKDGRKTVEAIETIDLISGEITRFEAKVFIDATELGDMLPLCGLSYASGSDSAGATNEAHAPAQGDPENVQDFVFPFVIEYRPGEHHVIEKPKFYDQFNEKGKFSLQGWKMFESAFRKNEDGSETELLPFWTYRRLIDKTFFEDPHYPVDLSMINWDSNDLRGENIIDKSAQTQAERLARAKLLSLGFLYWLQTEVDRDDGGKGYPELMLRTDVLATQDGLSKFPYIRESRRIKPIKQIVEKDIVASSNDLPRATSFEDTVGIGLYPVDIHGHQEVPGAAQQTSPFQISLSALIPNDAVNLLPACKNLGVTHITNGAYRLHPIEWAIGEAQGVLAAHMCKERDEAKDYLNDINKLRNLQKELVERGAPIYWFDDVSTDHQNFAAIQYLAATRVFQGSTEELSFRPDEPVTEEEVCAAIAKIYPTEKLKEYELNKQATKAFIRQLCKTTKHMFEESEDNETAVVTRSQFAESLYRTITR; encoded by the coding sequence ATGGCAGCGCACCAAGATCAGACACGAGCCCGTCTCACAGAAGTTGTGGACGTGCAGAGCATATCAACGGAGAAACCTGCTCAATCGATTCGAAAAGTATCAACATCCAGACCTGACTATACGGTCAAATGCGACATAGTCATCATAGGTGGTGGCACAGGCGGAGCGGCGGCAGCAATCTCCGCGCTGGAGTCAAAGTACAAGGGCTTAAAAATATGCCTGACTGAGGAAACAGACTGGCTGGGCGGGCAAATGACCGCCCAGGGTGTTTCTGCGCTGGATGAAAATTATCTGGTCGAAACAAGCGGTGCTTGCAAGCGATATCAGGATCTCAGACGCGATATTCGAGAATTTTACAAAACGAGCAGAAAACTCTCGCCGACTGGTGCATCGAAGAAATATCTGGATCCAGGAAATTGCTGGGTAAGCAGGTTGGCTTTCGAGCCTGAAGTTTGCCTGGACCTCTTGAAGAAACGGCTGGAACCGGCTGAATCAGCAGGCAGACTTTCCACGTATTTGAGACACAAGCCTGTCTCTGCCGAATGCAAGATAAACAAAGATGGTCGCAAGACAGTCGAAGCCATCGAGACGATCGACCTTATCAGCGGAGAGATCACGAGGTTCGAAGCAAAAGTATTTATTGATGCCACCGAACTCGGTGACATGCTGCCTTTATGCGGATTGAGTTACGCCAGCGGCTCCGACTCCGCCGGCGCTACAAATGAAGCTCACGCGCCGGCGCAAGGCGACCCTGAAAACGTACAGGATTTCGTCTTTCCTTTTGTAATCGAATACCGCCCCGGCGAGCACCATGTTATCGAAAAACCGAAATTCTATGATCAGTTCAATGAAAAAGGGAAGTTCTCTCTACAAGGCTGGAAAATGTTCGAATCAGCCTTTCGTAAAAACGAAGACGGTTCGGAGACGGAATTACTGCCGTTCTGGACATATCGACGTTTGATCGACAAAACATTTTTCGAAGATCCTCACTATCCCGTCGATCTTTCCATGATCAATTGGGACAGCAACGATCTGCGCGGCGAAAACATAATAGACAAATCCGCCCAGACACAGGCAGAGCGCTTAGCGCGAGCAAAATTGCTCAGTCTCGGATTTCTCTACTGGCTGCAGACTGAGGTCGATCGTGACGACGGCGGTAAGGGATATCCCGAATTGATGCTACGTACTGATGTTCTGGCTACTCAAGATGGTTTATCGAAATTTCCCTACATCAGAGAATCACGCCGCATCAAACCGATAAAGCAAATCGTCGAAAAGGATATCGTCGCCAGTTCAAACGACCTGCCCCGCGCCACCTCCTTTGAAGACACAGTTGGCATCGGGCTTTACCCGGTCGACATTCACGGGCATCAGGAAGTGCCTGGCGCCGCGCAGCAAACTTCGCCCTTTCAAATTTCGCTATCGGCATTGATTCCAAACGATGCAGTGAATTTGTTGCCGGCGTGCAAGAATCTCGGGGTGACCCACATCACAAATGGTGCCTATCGCCTGCATCCGATCGAATGGGCAATCGGTGAAGCGCAGGGTGTACTGGCGGCGCACATGTGCAAAGAGCGTGATGAAGCCAAAGACTACCTGAACGATATCAATAAGCTGCGCAATCTGCAGAAAGAACTGGTCGAACGCGGCGCTCCCATTTACTGGTTTGACGATGTATCGACTGACCATCAGAACTTCGCCGCCATACAATATTTAGCCGCAACCAGAGTCTTTCAGGGCAGCACAGAAGAACTGAGCTTCCGACCAGACGAGCCTGTGACAGAGGAAGAGGTGTGCGCTGCAATTGCTAAAATTTACCCCACCGAGAAACTGAAAGAATACGAGCTGAATAAACAGGCCACAAAAGCATTCATTCGCCAGTTATGCAAAACAACAAAACATATGTTTGAGGAGTCCGAAGATAACGAAACTGCAGTTGTAACGCGTTCTCAATTTGCCGAAAGCCTGTACCGCACCATCACCAGGTAA
- a CDS encoding 3-deoxy-D-manno-octulosonate 8-phosphate phosphatase, with translation MNKLTITDIKNRAANIKLLLMDVDGVFTDGTLYYFPGPDGKVVEFKGFNSHDGLGFHMLHDAGLKSGLISGRESPAVVERAKILNIAYVYQGHLEKEASYNEILKDAKLKEEQVAFIGDDFTDAPLMVRSGLSIAVANARQELRAMAHYTTEAPGGDGAVREVIELLLKSQNLWQGVLEKYKLSETKKKTIGL, from the coding sequence ATGAATAAACTTACTATTACTGATATCAAGAATCGAGCCGCTAACATCAAATTGCTTTTGATGGATGTTGATGGCGTCTTCACCGACGGCACCCTTTACTATTTCCCCGGCCCTGACGGTAAGGTGGTTGAGTTCAAGGGGTTCAATTCGCATGACGGTCTTGGTTTTCACATGCTCCACGATGCCGGTCTTAAGTCTGGGCTGATCAGCGGCAGAGAGTCTCCTGCGGTTGTGGAAAGGGCAAAAATTCTGAATATCGCCTATGTCTATCAAGGACATTTGGAAAAGGAAGCCTCGTACAACGAAATTCTCAAAGATGCCAAACTGAAAGAAGAACAGGTGGCTTTCATTGGTGATGATTTTACTGATGCACCGCTTATGGTGCGCAGTGGGCTGTCGATTGCAGTCGCTAATGCGCGGCAAGAACTCCGTGCCATGGCGCATTACACGACTGAGGCACCAGGCGGGGATGGCGCTGTGAGAGAGGTGATTGAGTTGCTGCTCAAGTCTCAGAATCTCTGGCAAGGCGTGCTGGAAAAATATAAGCTTAGCGAAACCAAGAAAAAGACCATCGGTTTGTAG
- a CDS encoding tetratricopeptide repeat protein → MIPAMTKSAAEAASAYSTGLLCLKLRQPEEALKHFNYALSLSPDIARVLYQRAFTHNMLGNIKEALADCNEAVTLDASDPWCYIHRALIFSELNQPENVIEDCTRAIALNPTLAIAYSERASARCDLRDFAQAITDLSKAIEIDPKDPNSYICRAVASDELGQYDKTIEDFSQALKLNPQDATVVFSRALAYHKTGQYEKAIADYNQTLELQPQCEEAVHNRGLAMEQIDMKEKLEILAPETKRKSSGARVYDLFTKVEIAQTDN, encoded by the coding sequence ATGATTCCCGCAATGACTAAATCAGCAGCTGAAGCAGCAAGCGCCTATTCAACAGGTTTATTATGCCTGAAACTTCGGCAACCTGAAGAAGCTCTCAAGCACTTCAACTATGCGCTCAGCCTCTCACCAGACATTGCCAGGGTTTTATACCAGCGAGCTTTCACTCACAACATGCTCGGAAACATCAAAGAAGCTCTTGCTGATTGCAACGAAGCAGTCACGCTTGATGCCTCCGATCCCTGGTGCTACATTCATCGCGCCTTGATTTTCTCCGAACTAAATCAGCCCGAGAATGTTATTGAAGACTGCACAAGGGCAATCGCATTAAACCCGACGTTGGCAATCGCCTATTCAGAGCGGGCTTCGGCGCGATGCGATTTGCGCGATTTTGCACAAGCGATTACAGACTTAAGCAAAGCCATAGAAATCGATCCCAAAGACCCGAACAGTTATATTTGCCGCGCCGTTGCATCCGATGAACTAGGACAATACGATAAAACAATCGAAGACTTTTCGCAGGCTCTGAAACTCAACCCTCAAGACGCCACAGTGGTTTTCAGTCGCGCTCTGGCGTATCACAAAACGGGTCAGTATGAGAAGGCAATTGCTGATTACAATCAAACGCTGGAATTGCAACCGCAGTGCGAAGAAGCTGTGCACAATCGAGGACTGGCAATGGAGCAGATCGACATGAAAGAAAAATTGGAGATTCTCGCTCCCGAAACCAAACGTAAGTCCAGCGGAGCCAGAGTCTACGATCTATTTACTAAAGTAGAGATTGCCCAAACAGACAATTGA